In a single window of the Papaver somniferum cultivar HN1 chromosome 8, ASM357369v1, whole genome shotgun sequence genome:
- the LOC113306501 gene encoding uncharacterized protein LOC113306501 — MGYSVVDLEKSYEEAPSIDLISETEDRCAAWQFSLIGRLDLLHLKFSDAVLDLKNQWKLVGQCKMIPLGKGFFIIKLDNQNDQNKIKAGKWEVANQKLNLPGMQSMLIHNSVSNKKGTVWLFWNQNLSAPSIISLSSQMITVEIGGVLVSGVHAHVGAIQRRYLWSEMEHISKLQKPWLVIGDFNVITSVEEKVGGKSPNKRSMLDFTNCLDKCELLQAPKTGLAHSWSNCQQGNRRILCNLDRAVFNNLWLHKYETWSYKVGLRVASDHSPLLGGCNQIPKPKNVPMKFQQMWLSYPNFLEVVNKSLNNLVQAQNNLNSKEVQLNTFLKHKARISWVKKGATNTGFLHENLKIKQGRNNITELEDSNGDIINDQAKIADMLIHHFEDKFRYQPVDVSESLLDVIPELITSEDQSMLNQIPDEEEIKSTIFIMDPNSSPGLDGVAGWFYRSCWHIIGKDLVQSIQFCWKMRFILKGLNSNFVVLLPKVDGARNPNQFRSIGLSNVIFKIFKKIIATRMGTLMHKLISPQQAAYVKGRCIQEKILLASEMVNEMQKKRTGGNVGLKIDISEAYDSVSWNFLFQVLMKFGFSEDWCEWMHILFQSAKISVMVNGGPCGFFSVGRGLRQKDPLSPILFVLLEEALSRKLTLDVNEEKINPMVVRKCIHPTHLFLQMMSSSFAIVKKEVF; from the exons ATGGGTTATTCTGTTGTTGATTTAGAGAAATCTTATGAAGAAGCTCCATCGATTGATCTGATCTCTGAAACTGAGGACCGATGTGCTGCTTGGCAATTTTCTTTAATAGGTCGTTTAGatcttcttcatcttaaattttcTGATGCTGTTTTAGATCTCAAAAATCAGTGGAAATTAGTTGGTCAATGCAAAATGATTCCATTAGGAAAAGGTTTCTTTATCATAAAGCTTGATAATCAAAatgatcaaaataaaattaaggcTGGAAAATGGGAAGTAGCAAATCAG AAACTTAATTTACCTGGTATGCAAAGCATGCTAATTCACAATTCTGTTTCAAACAAAAAAGGTACTGTCTGGTTATTTTGGAATCAAAATTTATCTGCTCCTTCAATTATTTCTTTATCAAGCCAAATGATCACAGTGGAAATTGGGGGTGTTCTTGTTTCTGGTGTTCATGCACATGTTGGTGCTATTCAAAGAAGATATTTATGGTCAGAAATGGAGCACATTAGCAAACTGCAAAAGCCTTGGCTTGTTATTGGGGATTTCAACGTTATAACTTCAGTTGAAGAAAAAGTTGGAGGTAAAAGTCCTAATAAAAGATCAATGTTAGATTTCACTAATTGTTTAGATAAATGTGAACTGTTGCAAGCTCCAAAAACAGGTTTAGCTCATTCCTGGTCAAATTGTCAGCAAGGTAATAGAAGAATATTGTGCAATTTAGATAGAGCAGTTTTTAACAATTTGTGGCTGCATAAGTATGAAACTTGGAGTTACAAGGTTGGTTTGAGGGTAGCTTCTGATCACTCTCCTTTACTTGGTGGATGCAACCAGattcctaaaccaaaaaatgtgcCTATGAAGTTTCAACAAATGTGGCTTTCATATCCTAATTTTCTGGAAGTAGTAAATAAAT CTCTCAATAATTTAGTTCAAGCCCAGAATAATCTTAACTCAAAAGAAGTGCAGCTCAATACTTTTCTCAAGCATAAGGCAAGAATAAGTTGGGTTAAAAAAGGTGCAACGAATACAGGTTTTCTCCATGAAaatctcaaaataaaacaaggaagAAATAATATAACTGAACTAGAAGATAGCAATGGAGATATTATAAATGATCAAGCAAAAATAGCTGACATGTTAattcaccattttgaagataaattCAGGTATCAGCCTGTGGATGTTAGTGAATCCTTACTTGATGTTATTCCTGAACTGATCACAAGTGAAGATCAAAGCATGCTAAATCAAATtcctgatgaagaagaaatcaaatcaaCAATTTTTATTATGGATCCAAATAGTTCTCCTGGACTTGATGGTGTGGCTGGTTGGTTCTACAGATCTTGTTGGCACATAATTGGAAAAGATTTGGTTCAGTCCATTCAATTTTGCTGGAAAATGAGATTTATTCTAAAAGGTTTAAATTCAAACTTCGTAGTATTACTTCCAAAAGTTGATGGTGCAAGAAATCCTAACCAGTTCAGATCAATTGGTCTCAGCAATGtgatttttaaaatatttaaaaaaataattgctACTAGAATGGGTACTCTTATGCACAAACTAATCTCACCACAACAAGCAGCTTATGTAAAAGGGAGATGTAtccaagagaaaattcttttggCTTCGGAAATGGTTAATgaaatgcaaaagaaaagaacGGGTGGAAATGTTGGGCTGAAAATTGACATATCTGAGGCATATGATTCAGTAAGTTGGAACTTTTTATTTCAAGTACTTATGAAATTTGGTTTTTCTGAAGACTGGTGTGAATGGATGCATATATTATTTCAATCAGCTAAGATATCTGTCATGGTGAATGGTGGACCTTGTGGCTTTTTCTCAGTTGGAAGGGGCCTAAGGCAAAAAGACCCTCTTTCTCCAATTCTTTTTGTGCTGTTGGAAGAAGCTCTCAGTAGGAAACTCACTCTAGATGTTAATGAAGAGAAAATAAATCCAATGGTTGTAAGGAAATGTATACATCCAACACATCTATTTTTGCAGATGATGTCTTCATCTTTTGCAATTGTGAAAAAAGAAGTCTTTTAG